A window of Nitratireductor kimnyeongensis genomic DNA:
GAAGGCGGCGCACCGAGTTCACCGGCTGAAAAACCCAAAGCAGCCCGCCCCGCCTCTCCGGCCGAGGACGAGAACCGTGAAGAGCGTGTGAAGATGACACGCCTGCGTCAGACCATCGCGCGCCGCCTCAAGGATGCGCAGGACAGTGCCGCCATGCTCACCACCTTCAACGAGGTGGACATGACGGCGGTCATGGAGATGCGCAAGAAGTACAAGGAGCTCTTCGAGAAGAAGCATGGCGTGAAGCTCGGCTTCATGGGCTTCTTCACCAAGGCGGTGTGCCATGCGCTGAAGGAGATCCCGGCTGTGAATGCCGAGATCGACGGCACGGACATCATCTATAAGAACTTCTGCCATATCGGCGTAGCGGTCGGCACCGACCGTGGTCTCGTCGTGCCGGTGGTGCGCGATGCCGACCAGATGTCTATCGCCGAGGTGGAGAAGGAAATCGGTCGTCTGGGTCTCGCCGCCCGCGATGGCAAGCTCTCCATGGCCGACATGCAGGGCGGCACCTTCACCATCTCCAATGGCGGTGTCTACGGTTCGCTGATGTCCACCCCGATCCTGAATGCGCCGCAATCGGGCATTCTGGGCATGCACAAGATCCAGGAGCGGCCAATGGTGGTCGGCGGCCAGATCGTCATCCGCCCGATGATGTATCTCGCACTTTCCTATGATCACCGCATCGTGGATGGCAAGGAAGCTGTGACGTTTCTCGTGCGCATCAAGGATGTGCTCGAGGATCCGGAACGACTGGTCCTCGACCTCTAGAAAAGCCGGGCGCGGAAGGCGGATGTCTTTCGCGCCCTTGTCCATCCGGCGAGATCAGGAATGGCAATGATGCAGGCAGCAAAGACACTTCTGGTGACAGGCGGGAGCCGCGGCATCGGCGCTGCGCTCTGTCGACTGGCGGCCAGCGCGGGATATCGTGTAGCAGTCAATTATGTCGCCAACCCTGACGCAGCCGAAACCGTGGTCCGAAATATCGAACAAGCGGGCGGCGAGGCCTTCGCCGTCAAGGCTGACATGGCCGAGGAAACCGAAATCCTGGCCATGTTTGAGGCCGTTGACCGGCGCTTTGGCCGGCTCGATGCTCTTGTCAACAATGCCGGCATCGTCGACCGCAAGGCGCGCGTCGACGAAATGGACCTCGCTCGCTTTGAGCGCATGATGCGTATCAATGTGATCGGCACGATGCTGTGCGCCCGCGAGGCGGTGAAGCGTATGTCCACACGCCACGGCGGCAAGGGCGGTGCCATCGTCAACATATCTTCCATCGCTGCAGTGCTTGGTTCGGCAGGCGAATATGTGGATTACGCAGCCTCCAAGGCAGCGGTCGATACCTTCACAATGGGGCTCGCCCGCGAGGTCGCCGAAGAAGGCGTTCGCGTAAACGCCGTGCGGCCCGGCATCACCGATACCGAAATCCACGCCTCCGGCGGCCAGCCGGATAGGGCGCAGCGGCTTTCGGGTCTGATCCCCATGAAACGGCCTGGCACGGCAGAGGAAATCGCCCGCGCCGCGCTCTGGCTTCTCTCCGATGAGGCGTCCTACTCCACCGGCGCTATTCTCAATGTCAGCGGCGGCCGATAGCCGGCGCAACGGAATTCAGGAAAGGCAGGAACATGTCCTATGATCTCGTCGTGATCGGCACCGGCCCCGGCGGCTATGTCTGCGCCATCAAGGCGGCTCAACTCGGCCTCAAGACGGCCGTTGTCGAGAAGCTCTCCACTCACGGCGGCACCTGCGTCAATGTCGGCTGCATTCCCTCCAAGGCGCTGCTGCACGCAACGGAAATGTTCGCGGAAGCCGGCCATGGCCTCGCCGATCTCGGCGTCGAGGTGGGCAAGCCCAAGCTCAATCTCAAAAAGATGATGGAGCACCGCGTCAAGACGGTCGAGCAGAACACCAAGGGTCTCGACTTCCTGATGAAGAAGAACAAGATCGATGTCCTTCGCGGCTTTGGCAGCATCGCCGGCAAAGGCAAGGTCAGCGTTAAGAGCGACGACGGCAAGGAACAGACTGTCGAGACGAAGAACATCGTCATCGCCACCGGTTCCGACGTCGCCGGCATTCCCGGCGTCGACGTGACGTTCGACGAGAAGGTGATCGTCTCGTCAACCGGCGCGCTGGAGCTTGCCAAAGTGCCGGAACACATGGTGGTTGTCGGCGGCGGCGTGATCGGCCTCGAGCTCGGTTCCGTCTGGGCCCGTCTCGGCGCCAAGGTGACCGTGGTCGAATATCTCGACACCATTCTTGGCGGCATGGACGGTGAGGTCGCCAAGCAGTTTCAGCGCATGCTCGGCAAGCAGGGTTTCGAGTTCAAGCTCGGCGCCAAGGTCACGGATGTGGCCAAGGCCGGCAAGGGCGCAAAGGTGACCTTTGAGCCGGCAAAGGGCGGTGATGCGGAAACCGTCGAAGCAGATGTGGTTCTTATCGCCACCGGCCGCAAGCCGTACACAGAGGGCCTTGGCCTTGATGCCGTGGGGGTGGAGCTGGATGAGCGCGGACGCGTAAAGACCGACGGGCATTTCAAGACGAATGTCGATGGCATCTACGCGATCGGCGACGTGATCGCAGGCCCGATGCTCGCGCACAAAGCCGAGGACGAAGGCGTCGCAGTGGCCGAAATCCTCGCCGGACAGGCCGGGCACGTGAACTATGATGTGATCCCTGGCGTGGTCTACACCAGCCCGGAAGTTGCATCCGTCGGTAAGACCGAAGAAGAGCTGAAAAAGGCCGGCGTGGAATACAACGCCGGCAAATTCCCCTTCTCGGCCAACGGTCGCGCCCGCTCCATGCTCAAGACCGACGGCTTCGTGAAAGTGCTTGCCGACAAGAAGACGGATCGCGTGCTGGGCGTTCACATCGTCGGCTTCGGCGCCGGCGAGATGATCCATGAGGCAGCGGTTCTGATGGAGTTCGGCGGCTCGTCGGAAGACCTGGCCCGCACCTGCCACGCACACCCCACCATGTCGGAAACGGTCAAGGAAGCGGCTCTCGCCACCTTCGCCAAGCCGATCCACATGTAATCCGACAGGGATTTAAACAACGACGAAGCCCCGAAGCGAAAGCTTTTGGGGCTTTTTTACTCACCATCACCGGTGGGAACACTGTCGTTGACAGCCCCCGGCACCGTGGTGACATGCGGACCGAAGAGGCCGCTTCCTGAAATTGTCATGAAGACGAGTATGGCGATCACGGCGACGACGGCGCCAATCACAAACCCGCGCGTTCCCGCCGAGCTTGCGGAACGGTGTTTGGGATTCTCGTTTGGGTTTTCGTCTTGCATGACGTCACTCCAAAAGCCCTCCCCAGCACCATCAATACGATAACACGCGTTTAGTTAGCCGGAACCCTAAATCTACCGCATCCCTTCAACGGAATAACCTTGTGCACGCAAAAGTTCGATGAGCCCTTCCTCCCCGGGGAGGTGCAACGCTCCAACGGCGATAAAGGCATTGCCCTTCTCCAGTATCGGCTGCACTCGTTCAGCCATTGTTCCATTGCGCGCTTTGACCATTGCCTGATCGAAGGCAGCGTAATCTCCCGGAGTGTCTTCCTGCTCGGGGATTGCAGCACGAATAAGTGGCCAGAACATTCCGGTTTCCCCCTCCGCATAGAGAGAGATCATGGTTTCCATGATATCGTTGAGGCCATCACCCAGCGCCAACGTCTCCACGAGGCCTCGCACATGCATCTCCATAGGCAGAGAGGCCATGGCGTCCAGTTGCTCAACCGCCGTCTCAAGACCCAGAAGCTCTTTGCCGGCGTTTTGCGCATCCTCGGCGAGTTTAACGTCCAGGATCGGCATCCCGGCTTCCTTGCGCTGGATTTCGCAGGCAGGCAACGCCACCAGCGAGATCAACATCCAGGGTTTCATCTTCTTCACGCTGGCAAACGGAATGCCGCGGTGCTCAAGCGCATTCGCCACCAATTGACGCTCGGCCCCAGCCAGGTGATCTCCAAGCGTTTCCCTGCCGGTGAACATCATCAGGTCCGGACGTTTGAACATGGCCGCAGCCATTTTCGACTGATCGAGAATATCGGTCGTTTCGATGACAACGCGTTCGGCCGCGTCGAAAGCTTCACGAGCATCGGCGGGAAGAGAAACCACGCGTGGATCACTCATATGCATCGTGCCGAATAGATAAGAGGGCGCAAGGCCCTCCTTTTCAACCCGCCAAAGGAGTCCGCTGCCATTCGGCGTGTCCGCTGCCTGTCGTCGCACCTCTTCAAGGGCGGCCGGGTTCTCTGCGGCGAGTTCCGTCAGGAGGTTTGTGCCCGAACAGACAATCTCATCCGCCTTTGCCGGCTTTGCCATCGACAGGCCGAGGACCAGCGCCAGCAGCAGGAAAAGCGGAAAGGCAGCAGCGCACAGAAAAAGGCGGTCAACAAACTGCTCGGTCGCGGTGGTGGCTTTTGCATGCGTTTTCATGGCGCCACGCTAGCGGAAAATGACGGCCAAACTGTTAATCAGCCACCGCAAATTGCGCCGAACGAGATCAGGCTCGCGGATGGGCGGCGTCATAAATTTCCAGAAGCCGGGCAGTATCCACCCCGGTGTAGACCTGCGTGGTGGAGAGGCTGGCATGGCCGAGCAACTCCTGGATCGCGCGCAAATCGCCACCCCGCCCGAGAAGATGGGTTGCAAAGGAATGCCTAAGCGCGTGGGGTGTCGCTGTCTCCGGCAGGTTGAGCGCAGAGCGCATCCGCTTAATCTCACGTTGGATAATGGCAGGCTGCAAAGGACCGCCACGCGCGCCGCGAAAAAGCGGTTTGTCAGCCTCCAGATGGTAGGGGCAAAGGCGTTGATACTCGGCAACCGCTTCCAGGGATACCGGCAGCACCGGCACCATTCGCGTCTTGCCGCCCTTGCCGGTAATCCTGAGCCCCCCCTGACGCAGCGCCCCAAGCTGCCCACCGAGAAGCCCTAGCGCCTCTGAAATGCGAAGCCCGGCTCCATAAAGCAGCGTGAAGACGGCGGCATTCCGCGCCGCGATCCATGGTTCTTCGGCCAGTTGCCCCTCGCCAGAGGCGACCTTGCGCGCATCGGCGGCCGTCAGCGGCTTGGGTAGCGCGCGCGGCGCACGCGGCGCCTTCAGCGCTGCGGCAGCCGCCGCATTCACCAGCCCCCGTCGCTCCAGGTGACGCAGAAACGAGCGAACCCCGGCAAGCCCGCGCCCGAGCGTGCGGGCTCCCGCACCCCTGCCCCGCCGAAAGGCCAGAAAGGCGCGCAGGTCCGCCGGGCGCAACTCGGCAATGTCAGCGAGACCCGGTGCCTCGCCGCAATGCCCTGTAAGGAATTGCAGAAACTGCCGCGTGTCGCGCTCATAGGCATCGACGGTCAGCGCGGAAAGACGCCGCTCATCGACCAGCGCGGCGAGCCAGGCTGCGCGCGCCTTGTGCAGATCGGGTTTTGCGGAAATGAGAAAATCCTGGTTCATGCGGCGCATTCTGAACCAGTCTGGTTAGCGAGCGGTGAAGGCAGCCGTGAGGTCGGAGCCGTTTTGCAAGAGCTGCTATGCGCCCTCAACCTCCTCGCGCAGCATCTCCAGCTCCAGCCATTCCTGTTCCATCGTCTCCCGGCTCGCGCGCTTTTCATCAAGCTCTTTGGAAAAGCGCTGAAACGCGGCTGCATCGCGCGTGTAGAGGTTTGGATCGGCAAGTTTTTCTTCCAGAGCAGCGATTTCGTCAGCCAACTCATCGATCTTCTTCGGCAGCGTCTCCAGCGCGAATTTCTGTTTGTAGGAAAGCTTTTTCGAGGCCGGTTTGGGCGCGGCAGCGTTGTCCGCGGGCTTCGTCTTCTGCTGCTCGGCACTGCGCGCCTTCCGCCGTTCCAGCTCTTCGCCCTTGCGCTGCGCCATCATATCTGAATAGCCGCCGGCGTACTCGATCCAGCGGCCATCGCCGGCTGGCGCGATGGTGCTTGTCACTGTGCGGTCGAGGAAATCACGGTCATGGCTGACAAGCAGCACCGTGCCCGGAAAGTCCTCGACAAGCTCCTGCAGGAGGTCGAGGGTTTCCATGTCGAGATCGTTGGTGGGCTCATCGAGTACCAGTAGATTGGCCGGCCGCGCGAGGAGCCGGGCCAGAACCAAGCGCGCGCGCTCCCCCCCCGAGAGCTCGCGGATCGGCGTGCGCGCCTGCTCTGGTTTGAACAAAAAGTCCTTCATGTAGGAAACGACATGCCTTTCCTGCCCGTTGACGACGACGCTATCGCCGCGCCCATCGGTCAGGAAGTGAGAGAGCGTCTCCAGCGGGTCAAGAGATCGCTTCTGATCTAAAATGGCGATTTCGAGATTGGCACCGAGCCGCAGCGACCCCTCGTCGGGCTGGAGCTTGCCGGTAAGCAGATTGATCAAGGTCGTTTTGCCGGCGCCATTGGGGCCCACAAGACCGATCCGGTCGCCGCGCAGAACTCGCGCGGAAAAGTCTTTCACCACCTGCAACCCGTCATAGGACTTGGCAAGCCCCTTCGCCTCGATGACGAGCTTGCCGGATTCGGCAGCGTCGCTTGCCGCCATGGTGGCCACGCCCTCCGCGCCGCGGTGGCTGCGGTGTTTCTCGCGCAGCGCCTGCAACTCTCCCAGACGGCGCACATTGCGCTTGCGGCGCGCGGTCACACCGTAGCGCAACCAGTGCTCTTCACGCTCGATCTTGCGCGCAAGCTTATGCTGCTCGCGCTCTTCCTCTTCGAGCACCTGATCGCGCCAGTCCTCGAAATAGGCAAACCCCTTGTCGAGCCGGCGCGTCACTCCCCGGTCGAGCCACACGGTTGCGCGACTTACCTTTTCCAGAAATCGGCGGTCATGCGAGATGGTGACCAAAGCGGAAGAGGTCCGTTGCAACTCTTCCTCAAGCCACTCGATCGTGGCAAGGTCGAGATGGTTTGTCGGCTCATCGAGCAGCAGCAAATCCGGCTCCGGCGCAAGCACGCGGGCCAGTGCCGCACGGCGCGCCTCGCCGCCAGAAAGCGTCGCCGGGTCTTCATCCCCCGTGAGCCCCAGCCGGTCGATGACAAGCGCCACCCGGTTGATGTCGTCGGCAGGCCCAAGCCCCGCCTCCACATAGGCGCGCACGGTCGCGAACCCCTGCCAGTCAGGCGTCTGCGGCAAATAGCGTATGGTTGCTGTCGGCTGGCGGAAGATCTCGCCATCCTGCGGCTCCACGAGCCCGGCGGCAATCTTCAACAGGGTCGACTTGCCGGAGCCATTGCGCCCCACCAGCGCAAGCCGCTCGCCGGGGCCGACCATCAGCGCGGCACCGGCCAGCAGCGGCGTGCCACCGAAGGTCAAACGAATATCATCCAGCTTTAAAAGTGGCGGCGCCATGGTTCAGCGTTCTCCGTCATGCAGTAGATGCGCCATGAACAGCGCCCGGCCCTTTTTCAAGGTTATCGAGAGGTCGCCCTTAACGACATTGGAAAGTGTCAGCGATGATCCGAAGGGCACCTCCACGGCATCGAGCGGCCATTTCGCACCTTCGACTGTAAGGCCGGAAAGCTCCGAAAAGCCGAGAATCGAAAACAGTGTGCCATCAGCATAGGCGAAACTGTGACGCCGCCCCGGGACGAGCGGCACGCCTTCCTGATGCCCGCTCGTCAGCTTCGCGGCAATGCCGCGTTCGGAGAGCTGCAATGCCTGCGCGAAATGCAGGAACATGTGGTCGGCCCGTTCGCCTCCGAAAGCACCGGCCAGCAGAAGGCTTGTCGCCCCGGCCTCCAGAGCTGCCGCGATCGCGATCTCGCCGTCGGTCTTGTCCTTCTCGGAGGGGAAGGTGCGGCGCGCCACGTCGGCATAGGCATCCTCAAACCCGTCGGGCACGGAATCGAAGTCCCCCACCCAGAGCTCGGGCTTCACATCCAGAAGCGCAGCATGGCGCATGCCCGAATCCGCTGCGATGATGCGGCTGTCGGCGATTTCGGCATCAAGCGCCGGTGTCCGGGTGAGGTCTCCGCCAAGGAGAAGGGTAAAACGGCTCATGGGCGAGGCCCATATCATGCCGGCGGGCCAGCGCCAACGGCGTTTGCGCCATTCACCCCCCTTGCGGAGCTGCGCACCGCGCCCTATTTTTTCCCGTCGCTCTAACGGGGTGCCGGCGCATTGTCGGCTGAGAGGCTTGGGAAGCACCCAACCAACCCGCGGAACCTGATCCGGCTTATACCGGCGGAGGGATTAGACGCTTTTCATTCAGCGCCTCATTCCCAGACCAGAAAAGAGGAGGCGCAGATGCGCACCACCACCCTGCTTTCCACGCTGGCGCTCGGCGCGCTGGTCCTTTCCGGCCAGGCATTCGCCCAGGAAAAGCTCACCGTGTACACCTATGAGAGCTTCACATCCGACTGGGGCCCAGGCCCACAGGTGGAGAAGGCGTTTGAGGCAGAATGCGGCTGCGACGTGGAATTCGTTTCGGTCGCCGATGGCGTGGCACTGCTCAACCGTGTCCGGCTTGAGGGCAGCTCCACGAAAGCCGACATCGTGCTCGGCCTCGACAATAATCTTCTCCACGAGGCGCGGGAAACCGGCCTCTTCGCCCCCCACGGTATTGATACGGCCAAGCTAGAGGTGCCCGGCGGCTTTGAGAACGACATTTTCGTTCCCTTCGATTATGGCTATTTCGCCTTTGTCTACGACACCGAAGCCATCGAGACACCACCGGCAAGCCTGAAGGAACTGGTGGAGGCCGAGGGTGATCTGAAGATCGCCATCCAGGATCCACGCACCTCCACGCCGGGCCTAGGTCTTCTGCTCTGGGTCAAGGCCGTCTATGGCGACGAGGCGGCCACCGCCTGGAGCCGGCTGCAGGACAAGGTGCTGACGGTGACACCCGGCTGGAGCGAGGCCTATGGACTGTTCACCAGCGGTGAGGTTCCCATGGTGCTCTCCTACACCACCTCGCCCGCCTATCACCGCATCGCCGAAGACACCGAGCGCTACAAGGCAGCCAGCTTCGCGGAAGGCCACTATCTGCAGGTGGAAGTGGCGGCACAGACGGTTGCGGGCGCAAAAAACCCGCTGGCGCAGAAATTCCTCGCCTTCATGATTGGTCCCGGCTTTCAGGACGCCATTCCCGAAACCAACTGGATGTTCCCGGCCGGAGAAACCTCCGGCAAGTTGAATCCGGTTTTCGACGAACTCGTCAAACCGACCAAAACGCTCGAGTTCCCGCCTGAAGAGGTGGCAAAGAACCGGAAGACATGGGTCGATGAGTGGCTTTCGGTGATGAGCCGCTAAGCACACCCCGGTGCCAGCCATGGACAGACGCATAACCGCAGGGCGCGTCGCGCTAGCGGCCGTCGGCCTGCTTGTCAGCGGAGCCTTTATCGGCCTCGCATTGGAAGCGGCACGCCAGGGTTCTGGCGTGCTGGATGCGTTCGATGCATGGCTTCTGCGCATTGCCCGTTTCACGCTCTGGCAGGCCCTGCTTTCCACGCTGCTCTCCGTGCTCCCTTCGATCCTTCTGGCGCGTGCGCTGGCGCGGCATCCGGCCTTTCCGGGACGTGCCTTCATCCTGCGCCTGTTCGCCGTGCCGCTTGCGCTGCCAGCCATTGTCGCTGCCCTTGGCGTGCTCGCGCTCTATGGCCGCGCGGGCTTCTTCGCGCCATTCCTGTCGGTCGCCTTCAACGAGCACTGGCCTGGCATCTATGGCCTTTCGGGCATTCTGGTCGCCCATGTCTTCTTCAACCTGCCGCTCGCAACGCGGCTCTTCCTGAACGCGCTTGAAAGCGTGCCGGCAGACCAGTGGCGTCTTGCAGCCCAGCTTGGCATGGGTGCGCGCGCCTCGTTCCGGTTTCTCGAATGGCCGGCCATGCGCGCTGCCCTGCCCGGCATTGCCGGGCTCGTTTTCATGCTGTGCGTCACGTCCTTCACCATCGTCTTGCTACTCGGAGGGGGCCCGCGCGCGACCACCCTCGAAGTAGCGATTTATCAGGCCTTGCGCTTCGACTTCGACCCTGCCCGTGCACTGGTGCTCACCCTCATTCAGGTGGCCTTGGCGGGCAGCATCGTGTTGGCAATGAGCCGCCTCGGCGCATCCTTCAGCGGCGACGCAAACCTCCCCGTCGCACCCCGACGGATCGTCTGGCATACGCCCGCAGAGACCGGTTTTAACGCAGCCCTCATCCTTGTCGCCCTCTTCTTCGTTGCAGGGCCGATGGCGGCAACCGTGGTCGCTGGCCTGAAAGCCGATCTCGGACGCCTTGCCACCGAAAGCGCGGTCTTTGCGGCCACGGCCACCAGCCTTGTTTTCGCGAGCCTGTCGGCCCTCCTGTGCCTCATCCTGTCACTGGCACTGGTCGCCGCCCGGCGCGCGCTGGAAATGAAACGCGGCGCCCTGCC
This region includes:
- the odhB gene encoding 2-oxoglutarate dehydrogenase complex dihydrolipoyllysine-residue succinyltransferase codes for the protein MATEIRVPTLGESVTEATIARWMKSVGDTIATDEPLVELETDKVSIEVPAPAAGTLDEIAVKEGETVEVGALLGMIAASDGAGKAKPETNQAGDKSPGSKETQEATMAGGGKIVEVNVPSAGESVTEAQVGEIYKKVGDAVKTDEAILELETDKAAQEVMSPVDGVITEMVIASGDEVEVGALLLRIEQGASAGATAHKADKPAEKEAPAAKKDDDDGRPPAPSAQKLMTEKGMKASDVAGSGKEGQVLKGDVLAALEGGAPSSPAEKPKAARPASPAEDENREERVKMTRLRQTIARRLKDAQDSAAMLTTFNEVDMTAVMEMRKKYKELFEKKHGVKLGFMGFFTKAVCHALKEIPAVNAEIDGTDIIYKNFCHIGVAVGTDRGLVVPVVRDADQMSIAEVEKEIGRLGLAARDGKLSMADMQGGTFTISNGGVYGSLMSTPILNAPQSGILGMHKIQERPMVVGGQIVIRPMMYLALSYDHRIVDGKEAVTFLVRIKDVLEDPERLVLDL
- a CDS encoding SDR family oxidoreductase encodes the protein MMQAAKTLLVTGGSRGIGAALCRLAASAGYRVAVNYVANPDAAETVVRNIEQAGGEAFAVKADMAEETEILAMFEAVDRRFGRLDALVNNAGIVDRKARVDEMDLARFERMMRINVIGTMLCAREAVKRMSTRHGGKGGAIVNISSIAAVLGSAGEYVDYAASKAAVDTFTMGLAREVAEEGVRVNAVRPGITDTEIHASGGQPDRAQRLSGLIPMKRPGTAEEIARAALWLLSDEASYSTGAILNVSGGR
- the lpdA gene encoding dihydrolipoyl dehydrogenase; its protein translation is MSYDLVVIGTGPGGYVCAIKAAQLGLKTAVVEKLSTHGGTCVNVGCIPSKALLHATEMFAEAGHGLADLGVEVGKPKLNLKKMMEHRVKTVEQNTKGLDFLMKKNKIDVLRGFGSIAGKGKVSVKSDDGKEQTVETKNIVIATGSDVAGIPGVDVTFDEKVIVSSTGALELAKVPEHMVVVGGGVIGLELGSVWARLGAKVTVVEYLDTILGGMDGEVAKQFQRMLGKQGFEFKLGAKVTDVAKAGKGAKVTFEPAKGGDAETVEADVVLIATGRKPYTEGLGLDAVGVELDERGRVKTDGHFKTNVDGIYAIGDVIAGPMLAHKAEDEGVAVAEILAGQAGHVNYDVIPGVVYTSPEVASVGKTEEELKKAGVEYNAGKFPFSANGRARSMLKTDGFVKVLADKKTDRVLGVHIVGFGAGEMIHEAAVLMEFGGSSEDLARTCHAHPTMSETVKEAALATFAKPIHM
- a CDS encoding TraB/GumN family protein, with product MKTHAKATTATEQFVDRLFLCAAAFPLFLLLALVLGLSMAKPAKADEIVCSGTNLLTELAAENPAALEEVRRQAADTPNGSGLLWRVEKEGLAPSYLFGTMHMSDPRVVSLPADAREAFDAAERVVIETTDILDQSKMAAAMFKRPDLMMFTGRETLGDHLAGAERQLVANALEHRGIPFASVKKMKPWMLISLVALPACEIQRKEAGMPILDVKLAEDAQNAGKELLGLETAVEQLDAMASLPMEMHVRGLVETLALGDGLNDIMETMISLYAEGETGMFWPLIRAAIPEQEDTPGDYAAFDQAMVKARNGTMAERVQPILEKGNAFIAVGALHLPGEEGLIELLRAQGYSVEGMR
- a CDS encoding tyrosine recombinase XerC — encoded protein: MNQDFLISAKPDLHKARAAWLAALVDERRLSALTVDAYERDTRQFLQFLTGHCGEAPGLADIAELRPADLRAFLAFRRGRGAGARTLGRGLAGVRSFLRHLERRGLVNAAAAAALKAPRAPRALPKPLTAADARKVASGEGQLAEEPWIAARNAAVFTLLYGAGLRISEALGLLGGQLGALRQGGLRITGKGGKTRMVPVLPVSLEAVAEYQRLCPYHLEADKPLFRGARGGPLQPAIIQREIKRMRSALNLPETATPHALRHSFATHLLGRGGDLRAIQELLGHASLSTTQVYTGVDTARLLEIYDAAHPRA
- a CDS encoding ABC-F family ATP-binding cassette domain-containing protein, giving the protein MAPPLLKLDDIRLTFGGTPLLAGAALMVGPGERLALVGRNGSGKSTLLKIAAGLVEPQDGEIFRQPTATIRYLPQTPDWQGFATVRAYVEAGLGPADDINRVALVIDRLGLTGDEDPATLSGGEARRAALARVLAPEPDLLLLDEPTNHLDLATIEWLEEELQRTSSALVTISHDRRFLEKVSRATVWLDRGVTRRLDKGFAYFEDWRDQVLEEEEREQHKLARKIEREEHWLRYGVTARRKRNVRRLGELQALREKHRSHRGAEGVATMAASDAAESGKLVIEAKGLAKSYDGLQVVKDFSARVLRGDRIGLVGPNGAGKTTLINLLTGKLQPDEGSLRLGANLEIAILDQKRSLDPLETLSHFLTDGRGDSVVVNGQERHVVSYMKDFLFKPEQARTPIRELSGGERARLVLARLLARPANLLVLDEPTNDLDMETLDLLQELVEDFPGTVLLVSHDRDFLDRTVTSTIAPAGDGRWIEYAGGYSDMMAQRKGEELERRKARSAEQQKTKPADNAAAPKPASKKLSYKQKFALETLPKKIDELADEIAALEEKLADPNLYTRDAAAFQRFSKELDEKRASRETMEQEWLELEMLREEVEGA
- a CDS encoding thiamine diphosphokinase; translation: MSRFTLLLGGDLTRTPALDAEIADSRIIAADSGMRHAALLDVKPELWVGDFDSVPDGFEDAYADVARRTFPSEKDKTDGEIAIAAALEAGATSLLLAGAFGGERADHMFLHFAQALQLSERGIAAKLTSGHQEGVPLVPGRRHSFAYADGTLFSILGFSELSGLTVEGAKWPLDAVEVPFGSSLTLSNVVKGDLSITLKKGRALFMAHLLHDGER
- the thiB gene encoding thiamine ABC transporter substrate binding subunit, which gives rise to MRTTTLLSTLALGALVLSGQAFAQEKLTVYTYESFTSDWGPGPQVEKAFEAECGCDVEFVSVADGVALLNRVRLEGSSTKADIVLGLDNNLLHEARETGLFAPHGIDTAKLEVPGGFENDIFVPFDYGYFAFVYDTEAIETPPASLKELVEAEGDLKIAIQDPRTSTPGLGLLLWVKAVYGDEAATAWSRLQDKVLTVTPGWSEAYGLFTSGEVPMVLSYTTSPAYHRIAEDTERYKAASFAEGHYLQVEVAAQTVAGAKNPLAQKFLAFMIGPGFQDAIPETNWMFPAGETSGKLNPVFDELVKPTKTLEFPPEEVAKNRKTWVDEWLSVMSR
- the thiP gene encoding thiamine/thiamine pyrophosphate ABC transporter permease, which gives rise to MDRRITAGRVALAAVGLLVSGAFIGLALEAARQGSGVLDAFDAWLLRIARFTLWQALLSTLLSVLPSILLARALARHPAFPGRAFILRLFAVPLALPAIVAALGVLALYGRAGFFAPFLSVAFNEHWPGIYGLSGILVAHVFFNLPLATRLFLNALESVPADQWRLAAQLGMGARASFRFLEWPAMRAALPGIAGLVFMLCVTSFTIVLLLGGGPRATTLEVAIYQALRFDFDPARALVLTLIQVALAGSIVLAMSRLGASFSGDANLPVAPRRIVWHTPAETGFNAALILVALFFVAGPMAATVVAGLKADLGRLATESAVFAATATSLVFASLSALLCLILSLALVAARRALEMKRGALPATLLERATDSGAAMVLIVPPLVIGAGWFILLRHVGNVFAFAPVMVVTVNAVMAMPFAIRAIRPAYDAASARHERLCLSLGITGWSRLRLVDWPALKRPAATALAFAAALSLGDLGVIALFGSDQVQTLPYLLLQRMGSYRTADAAGLALFLGLLCLALMFIADRLGREKT